In a genomic window of Scyliorhinus torazame isolate Kashiwa2021f chromosome 5, sScyTor2.1, whole genome shotgun sequence:
- the LOC140418371 gene encoding uncharacterized protein, giving the protein MEKRWKCGDCGKGFRAPSVLEIHRRSHTGERPFTCSQCGKGFTQLSNLQNHQRVHTGERPFTCSQCGKGFCDSSHLLRHQRVHTGERPFTCSQCGKGFTEVSDLQKHQRVHTGERPFTCSQCGKGFSEVSDLRTHQRVHTGERPFTCSQCGKGFTQLSTLRRHQRFHIGERPFICSLCGKGFTEVSNLQKHQRVHTGERPVICSQCGKGFTEVSDLQRHQRVHTGERPFTCSQCGKKFIDSSTLRRHQRVHTGERPFTCPQCGKGFTQLSHLWRHQRVHTGERPFICSQCGRGFTQLPNLRRHQRVHTGERPSTSQCEMGLHVSSHLL; this is encoded by the coding sequence atggagaaacggtggaaatgtggggactgtgggaagggattcagagccccatctgtgctggagattcatcgccgcagtcacactggggagaggccattcacctgctctcagtgtgggaaaggatttactcaattatccaacctgcagaatcaccaacgagttcatactggggagaggccgtttacctgctcccaatgtgggaaaggattctgcGATTCGTCCCacctattgagacaccagcgagttcacactggggagaggccattcacctgctcccagtgtgggaaaggatttactgaagtatccgacctgcagaaacaccagcgagttcacactggggagaggccattcacctgctcccagtgtgggaaaggatttagtgAAGTATctgacctgcggacacaccagcgagttcacactggggagaggccattcacctgctctcagtgtgggaaaggattcactcagttatccaccctgcggagacaccaacgatttcacattggggagaggccattcatctgctctctctgtgggaagggatttactgaggtatccaacctgcagaaacaccagcgtgttcacactggagagaggccagtcatctgctctcagtgtgggaaagggttTACTGAAGTCtccgacctgcagagacaccagcgagttcatactggggagaggccgttcacctgctctcagtgtggaaagaaattcattgattcatccaccctgcggagacaccagcgagttcacactggggaaaggccattcacctgccctcagtgtgggaagggattcactcagttatcccacctgtggagacaccagagagttcacactggggagaggccattcatctgctctcagtgtgggagaggatttactcagttacccaacctgcggagacaccagcgagttcacactggggagaggccgtccacctctcaatgtgagatgGGACTGCACGTTTCATcgcacctgctgtga